In a genomic window of Pontibacter liquoris:
- a CDS encoding alpha/beta hydrolase, with protein sequence MAATIETMGNNLNTDLGLSYLIKPATNTAGKQKALILLHGVGSNEKDLYSLANYLPANYTVISPRGPFVLGEGRFAWYEVDFSSGNPQINAGQEAQSREAIREFIVQVKEKYKLDEVYLGGFSQGAIMSYTIGLTQPELVTGVLAFSGRILQEIRPLVAAPALLKDLRVLIAHGTQDGTLPVHYAREAKTYLEGLNIKPSYHEFNGGHQITGDVLTAVSEWLKV encoded by the coding sequence ATGGCAGCAACTATAGAAACAATGGGAAATAACCTGAACACCGATCTGGGACTGAGCTATCTGATAAAACCGGCAACTAATACTGCCGGAAAGCAGAAAGCGCTTATTCTGTTACATGGGGTAGGTAGCAACGAGAAGGACCTGTACAGTCTCGCGAACTATTTACCGGCCAACTATACCGTTATATCCCCCCGTGGACCTTTTGTTCTTGGCGAAGGTCGCTTTGCGTGGTATGAGGTAGATTTTTCTTCAGGAAATCCTCAGATTAATGCTGGTCAGGAAGCACAGAGCAGAGAAGCCATACGGGAGTTTATAGTGCAGGTAAAGGAAAAGTATAAGCTGGATGAGGTGTACCTGGGTGGTTTTAGCCAGGGCGCGATCATGAGCTATACGATTGGCTTAACACAGCCAGAGTTGGTTACAGGTGTACTGGCTTTCAGCGGTAGAATTTTGCAGGAGATCAGACCACTTGTAGCAGCGCCAGCCTTGTTAAAGGACCTGAGAGTACTTATAGCACATGGCACACAGGATGGCACCTTGCCGGTTCATTACGCCCGCGAAGCTAAAACTTACCTGGAGGGTTTAAATATCAAACCAAGTTATCACGAGTTTAACGGCGGCCATCAGATTACAGGTGACGTATTAACCGCAGTATCCGAATGGTTGAAAGTATAA
- a CDS encoding IS110 family transposase produces the protein MKKKNLPMEIVNQHAAGIDVGSRSHFVAVGQGETQVREFGVYESDLRQLAQWLHEHHITTVAMESTGTYWQNLFAALQGSGLEVLLCNGKFTKNIKGRKTDVQDCQWIQRLHALGLLTGSFLPDDTTEELRTYCRHRTSLLETAAVTTQKMHKYLRLLNLRLDVVVRDVTGQTGMAIIEAVCRGETNPERLASFRHGNCRKSREEIARALCGNGRRDLLFALTQELELYKVLQAKIAACDVAIEQLLIEQVEADEERRQLKADPKPYKRVNKNAPQQMDLNQLSYQYYGGVDLLKIEGVSHATLLALMSEVGAEGIRKFPTAKQFSNWLRLCPNTKVSGGRVLSSHIPKGSNRLKIALRNAANAIGNLKETHLSDFFRRVAFRKGRQAAVSATARKLAVIIWHMLTYRVPYNPPTQYLFLDEKRKLKLVQRIRKNIAKLDLKPEDVGFATA, from the coding sequence ATGAAAAAGAAGAATCTGCCCATGGAAATTGTCAATCAGCATGCCGCCGGCATTGATGTAGGCAGCCGCTCCCACTTTGTGGCTGTGGGCCAGGGAGAGACCCAAGTGCGGGAGTTCGGCGTTTATGAATCTGACCTGCGGCAATTAGCCCAATGGCTGCATGAGCACCATATCACCACGGTAGCCATGGAAAGTACCGGTACCTATTGGCAGAATCTGTTTGCTGCCTTACAAGGTTCCGGGCTGGAGGTGCTGCTTTGCAACGGCAAGTTCACCAAAAACATCAAGGGCCGTAAGACAGACGTACAGGACTGCCAGTGGATCCAGCGGCTGCACGCTTTGGGGCTTCTCACGGGTAGCTTTCTGCCTGATGATACCACCGAAGAGCTGCGCACCTATTGCCGCCACCGCACCTCGCTGCTGGAGACGGCTGCCGTGACCACGCAGAAGATGCACAAGTACCTGCGCCTGTTGAACCTGCGCCTCGATGTGGTGGTGCGGGATGTGACCGGGCAGACAGGCATGGCTATTATCGAGGCTGTTTGCCGGGGGGAAACAAACCCTGAGCGACTGGCTTCCTTCCGCCATGGCAACTGCCGCAAATCACGAGAAGAGATCGCCCGGGCTCTCTGTGGCAACGGCCGCCGGGACCTGCTCTTTGCCCTCACCCAGGAGCTGGAACTCTACAAGGTGCTGCAGGCAAAGATAGCCGCCTGTGATGTGGCCATTGAGCAACTGCTGATCGAACAAGTAGAGGCAGATGAAGAGAGAAGGCAGTTAAAAGCAGATCCCAAGCCTTACAAGCGGGTAAACAAAAACGCTCCGCAGCAGATGGACCTTAACCAGCTATCCTACCAGTACTATGGCGGAGTGGACCTGCTCAAGATAGAGGGGGTGAGCCACGCGACGCTGCTGGCACTGATGAGCGAGGTGGGCGCTGAGGGCATCAGAAAGTTTCCAACGGCCAAGCAGTTCTCCAACTGGCTCCGCCTGTGCCCCAACACCAAGGTGAGCGGGGGAAGGGTGCTCAGCAGCCATATCCCCAAAGGCAGCAACCGGCTCAAAATCGCTTTGAGAAACGCTGCCAATGCCATCGGCAACCTGAAGGAGACGCACCTGTCGGACTTCTTCCGTCGTGTGGCCTTCCGCAAAGGAAGACAGGCGGCGGTGAGCGCCACGGCCCGCAAACTGGCAGTCATTATCTGGCACATGCTCACTTATCGCGTGCCCTACAACCCGCCCACCCAGTATCTGTTTCTTGACGAGAAAAGAAAGCTGAAGCTGGTGCAAAGGATAAGGAAAAACATCGCTAAATTAGACCTGAAACCTGAAGATGTGGGCTTCGCAACGGCCTGA